The following is a genomic window from uncultured Draconibacterium sp..
TCCGATTTAGTCATTTTGATTACTTTCGCATAACCTTTACCGGCACCTTTCTGTAGTGATGCTACTGCTTTCTTTGCCATGTCTTAATTATTTAATTTCTTTATGTACTGTTACTTTCTTAAGAATAGGATTGTATTTTTTCAATTCCATACGATCCGTAGTATTCTTTCTGTTTTTTGTAGTAATATACCTTGAAGTACCTGGCACACCACTATCTTTATGCTCTGTGCATTCTAATATTACCTGCACTCTGTTACCTTTTTTTGCCATTGCTTAAGATCTTTAAAATTTATCAATAAAACCTTTTTCCTGTGCCTCGGCTAAAGCAGACTTAATGCCTTTTTTATTAATGGTACGCATACCGGCAGCAGATACTGTTAGTTGCACCCAACGATCTTCGTGGGGCATATAAAATTTCTTTTTAAACAGGTTTATATCGAACTTTCTTTTGGTTCTTCTCTTCGAGTGAGAAACATTGTTACCCACCATTGCTCTTTTACCTGTTATTTGACAAACTCGTGACATTTCTTTTAATTTCTTGATGTTTACAATAAACACATTACTAAAAACGGAGTGCAAAGAAAATACTTTTTTAGAAAATAATCAAGCAGTTAACCCAATTTTTGCAAAAACAATTAACAATACAGTGTTAATACTCAGTAAAAAACGAGTTTTTCACTCAATCGCTTGCAAATATATGCTAATTTTCGAGAGATTGAAAAGAAAACCAAAGCAATATTAAATTTCCTGAAAACAGAAGATTAACCGAATATTTGATGATTAATTCGCTTGGTTTGCTCCCCTCCAGAAACATCATTAACAAAGGTTTTCCGATTCAGAAAGTCTCATAAAAAAACAAAAGGTCCGGAATAACTTCCGAACCTTTTACTACTTATCTTAAAATTTTCTTACAAACTTTGTTCACATGCAGCTAATACTTTTTTAGCGTTTGCATTGT
Proteins encoded in this region:
- a CDS encoding DUF4295 domain-containing protein, giving the protein MAKKAVASLQKGAGKGYAKVIKMTKSEKTGAYAFKEEMVPNDDVKTYFKK
- the rpmG gene encoding 50S ribosomal protein L33; its protein translation is MAKKGNRVQVILECTEHKDSGVPGTSRYITTKNRKNTTDRMELKKYNPILKKVTVHKEIK
- the rpmB gene encoding 50S ribosomal protein L28, yielding MSRVCQITGKRAMVGNNVSHSKRRTKRKFDINLFKKKFYMPHEDRWVQLTVSAAGMRTINKKGIKSALAEAQEKGFIDKF